Proteins from one Besnoitia besnoiti strain Bb-Ger1 chromosome XIII, whole genome shotgun sequence genomic window:
- a CDS encoding hypothetical protein (encoded by transcript BESB_030590) — protein sequence MQVDREEDDGRRSGSAPRPDDAQAAQDDEEAVQFDVHDVRLFAQLLSVIIPHSAGGASSASLADAAATGVETQSRGAWGSLPAGQEGDWSCVFAEWRRNEIRLRGVSRGRDVYSELRLASSFFRAFEYRGSDAAPGADRASRKRRRRRAAEGEAADDARGLRSEDGSAEAGEGGLAAETRPGYQVMIRVKELVNALMLFGENAHLRVRFAFDEGVVSLLLQERPLPGAGKSEDEEEAISEVAVKTFDVSRHERLPDLSAFPSAGTSSSADYIRINPQVFREILVDLLGSDEDAGASGGNGDVCLSVVPPPLAEFLPQETDQELRGAPVGACGGRHAAWSSGAASARERRAQDSPHIVMKLTSDQQSVAQEVALGLDPILFPRVELSRPHRHTYKLRSLLSVVPALKLATGLRLEWLQGGLLLLQLLIKPDLRTRLFLHFYLFPTVSAEGQ from the exons ATGCAGGTGGAtagagaagaggacgacggaaGGCGTTCGGGttcggcgccgaggcctgATGACGCCCAAGCGGCGCAGGATGACGAAGAGGCAGTCCAGTTCGACGTTCACGACGTGCGGCTCTTCGCGCAGCTCTTGTCGGTGATCATTCCGCACT cggcaggcggcgcgtcgtcggcgtctcttgcggacgcggcggcgacgggggtGGAGACtcagagccgcggcgcttggGGGAGTCTTCCCGCGGGTCAGGAGGGCGATTGGTCCTGCGTCTTTGCGGAGTGGAGGCGGAACGAAAttcggctgcgcggcgtctcccgcggTCGCGACGTATACAGCGAGTtgcgcctcgcgtcctccttcttccgcgccttcgaaTACCGCGGCTcagacgcagcgcctggagccgatcgcgcgtcgcggaagcgcagacggcgccgcgccgcagagggcgaggcggccgacgacgcgagaggactccgcagcgaagacggcagcgcggaggctggcgagggcggtctcgctgcagagactcgCCCCGGGTACCAGGTGATGATTCGCGTCAAAGAGCTCGTGAACGCCCTCATGCTGTTCGGCGAAAAC GCGCATCTGCGCGTGCGGTTCGCCTTCGACGAAggcgtcgtctctctgcttctgcaggaGCGCCCGCTGCCGGGGGCGGGCAAAtcagaagacgaggaagaagcgatTTCCGAGGTCGCTGTGAAGACCTTCGACGTCTCCCGG CACGAGCGTCTTCCGGATCTCAGTGCCTTCCCTTCTGCTGGGACCTCGTCATCGGCGGACTACATTCGGATTAAT cCGCAGGTGTTCCGGGAGATTCTCGTGGATCTGCTTGGCTccgacgaagacgcgggcgcgtcgggaGGCAACGGCGacgtctgtctgtctgtcgtccctccgccgctcgcggagtTCCTGCCGCAGGAAACGGACCAagagcttcgcggcgcgcctgtaGGCGCTTGCGGCGGAAGGCATGCAGCCTGGAGCTCGGGCGCCGCATccgccagagagagaagagcgcagGACAGCCCTCATATTGTGATGAAGCTC ACGAGTGACCAGCAGTCCGTCGCGCAGGAGGTCGCGCTGGGCTTGGATCCGATTCTCTTCCCGCGGGTCGAACTCTCGCGCCCGCACAG acacacgTACAAGCTGCGGAGTCTGCTGTCAGTTGTGCCTGCCCTGA AGCTTGCGACGGGGTTGCGATTGGAGTGGCTTCAGGGCgggctgctgcttctccagcTTCTTATCAA GCCCGACCTTCGAACGCGGCTGTTTCTGCACTTCTATCTCTTCCCGACAGTTTCGGCTGAAGGCCAATAA